In Methanocaldococcus lauensis, a single genomic region encodes these proteins:
- a CDS encoding 3'-5' exonuclease family protein has protein sequence MAEYYFDIETYSPNDKSNPETDKIITIQYQRIDLRSGKPKGKLKILKEWESSERDIVFKFYKKFFSEDKSIWDFIPVGFNLNFEWEFLMTKFNKYLGVKLTSREIYYNRPYIDLKPIVVLLNNGKFRGASLNRFTKKKYNGGFIKEWYENKQYDKIEEYIKNETEAYIEFL, from the coding sequence ATGGCTGAATATTATTTTGATATAGAGACGTACTCTCCAAATGATAAGTCAAATCCAGAAACAGATAAAATTATAACGATACAGTATCAAAGGATAGATTTAAGATCTGGAAAACCAAAAGGAAAATTGAAAATACTAAAAGAATGGGAATCTTCAGAGAGGGATATTGTTTTTAAATTTTATAAGAAATTTTTTAGTGAAGATAAAAGTATTTGGGACTTTATTCCAGTAGGATTTAATTTAAATTTTGAATGGGAGTTTTTAATGACAAAATTTAATAAATATCTTGGAGTTAAACTTACAAGTAGAGAAATTTACTATAATAGACCATATATTGATCTAAAACCGATTGTTGTTTTATTAAACAATGGAAAATTTAGAGGAGCGAGTTTGAATAGATTTACAAAAAAGAAATATAATGGAGGATTTATAAAAGAGTGGTATGAAAATAAACAATATGATAAAATTGAGGAATACATAAAAAATGAAACTGAAGCATATATAGAATTTTTATAA
- the fdhF gene encoding formate dehydrogenase subunit alpha: protein MELNIVHTICPYCGIGCGIDLIVKDNKVVGTYPFKRHPINEGKACIKGNYCYEFIHSKDRLKKPLIKKNGEFVEATWKEVLDFIASKLKEYSSDEIGFIASARCTNEDNYVFQKFARTVLKTNNIDHCARLUHSATVKGLGEAFGSGAMTNSIEDIEDANCILIIGSNTFEQHPLIARKVVRAKEKGAKIIVVDPRKTITAKNADLFLQINPGTNVALINGLMNVIIKEGLIDEEFIKNRTKGFEDLKKVVEKYTPEYVSKICNISPELIIKAGKMYGSAERSSILYCMGVTQFTHGVDAVKALCNLAMITGNIGKRGTGVNPLRGQNNVQGACDLGALPDVFPGYQKVNIAYEKFEDLWGVELNNESGLTIPEMIEKAGKEIKCLYIMGENPMVSDPDINHVEKALKSLDFLIVQDIFLTETAQLADVVLPAACWAEKDGTFTNTERRVQKINKAVNPPGEALEDWIIIKKLAEKMGYKELFNYNSPRDVFEEIRKVTPQYAGITYERLGVDGIQWPCPDENHKGTPILYTEKFLTPDGLGNIFPVEYKEPDELPDKEYPFFLTTGRIIFHFHTGTMTRKCEHITNEINEGFIEINLEDAKKLGIKNNDLVKVSSRRGEVIVKARITEDIKKGVVFMPFHFAETPVNKLTNPALDPNCKIPEFKVCAVKIEKI, encoded by the coding sequence GTGGAATTAAATATTGTTCATACAATATGTCCATATTGTGGAATAGGTTGTGGAATTGATTTAATTGTTAAAGATAATAAGGTTGTAGGAACTTATCCATTCAAAAGGCATCCTATAAATGAGGGAAAAGCTTGCATTAAAGGAAATTACTGCTATGAATTTATACATAGCAAAGATAGATTAAAAAAACCATTAATTAAGAAGAATGGAGAGTTTGTTGAAGCTACTTGGAAAGAAGTTTTAGATTTCATTGCAAGTAAGTTAAAGGAATATTCTTCAGATGAGATTGGTTTTATCGCATCTGCAAGATGCACAAATGAAGACAACTATGTTTTCCAAAAGTTTGCAAGAACTGTTTTAAAAACTAACAACATAGATCACTGTGCAAGGCTTTGACACTCAGCAACTGTTAAAGGTTTGGGGGAAGCCTTTGGGTCTGGTGCCATGACCAATTCAATTGAAGATATTGAAGATGCCAACTGTATATTAATAATTGGTTCTAACACCTTTGAACAACACCCATTAATTGCAAGAAAAGTTGTTAGAGCAAAAGAAAAAGGAGCTAAGATAATAGTAGTTGATCCAAGAAAAACGATAACTGCAAAAAATGCTGATTTGTTCCTTCAAATAAATCCTGGAACAAATGTAGCACTTATAAATGGTTTAATGAACGTTATAATTAAAGAGGGGTTAATAGATGAGGAATTTATAAAAAATAGAACAAAAGGATTTGAGGATTTAAAAAAGGTTGTAGAAAAATACACCCCAGAGTATGTTTCAAAAATATGTAATATTTCTCCTGAATTAATTATAAAAGCAGGGAAGATGTATGGAAGTGCTGAGAGATCTTCAATACTTTACTGTATGGGAGTTACTCAATTCACACATGGTGTTGATGCTGTTAAAGCATTATGCAATTTAGCAATGATAACTGGAAATATAGGAAAGAGAGGAACAGGAGTTAATCCACTAAGAGGACAAAACAATGTTCAAGGAGCTTGCGATTTAGGGGCTTTACCTGATGTATTCCCAGGTTATCAAAAAGTAAATATTGCTTATGAAAAATTTGAAGATCTGTGGGGAGTTGAGTTAAATAATGAATCTGGTTTAACCATACCTGAAATGATTGAAAAAGCTGGAAAAGAGATAAAGTGCCTCTATATAATGGGAGAAAATCCTATGGTTTCTGATCCGGATATAAATCATGTAGAAAAAGCATTAAAATCCCTTGACTTCCTAATAGTTCAGGATATATTCTTAACTGAAACTGCTCAACTTGCTGATGTTGTTCTTCCAGCGGCATGCTGGGCGGAGAAAGATGGGACATTCACAAATACAGAGAGAAGAGTCCAAAAAATTAATAAGGCTGTAAATCCACCAGGAGAGGCTTTGGAGGATTGGATAATAATAAAAAAACTTGCTGAAAAAATGGGATATAAAGAGTTGTTTAATTACAATTCTCCAAGAGATGTATTTGAGGAGATTAGAAAAGTAACTCCGCAATATGCAGGAATCACTTATGAGAGATTGGGAGTTGATGGAATACAGTGGCCATGTCCAGATGAAAATCATAAAGGAACTCCTATCTTATATACTGAAAAATTCTTAACTCCAGATGGTTTAGGAAATATATTTCCAGTTGAATACAAAGAACCAGATGAGTTACCAGATAAAGAATATCCATTTTTTTTAACGACTGGAAGAATAATATTCCATTTCCATACAGGAACAATGACAAGGAAATGTGAGCATATAACAAATGAGATAAATGAAGGATTTATTGAAATAAATTTAGAAGATGCTAAAAAATTAGGCATTAAAAATAATGATTTAGTTAAGGTGTCATCAAGAAGAGGTGAAGTTATAGTAAAAGCAAGAATAACTGAAGATATTAAAAAGGGAGTTGTATTTATGCCATTCCATTTTGCAGAAACTCCTGTAAATAAATTAACCAATCCAGCCCTTGATCCAAACTGTAAGATTCCAGAGTTTAAAGTATGTGCTGTAAAAATTGAGAAAATTTAA
- a CDS encoding beta-propeller domain-containing protein gives MKWKIFLLIFVICFVAFCGCTFNKNNNVEENREFKVVPANEKTFKEFVKKSTNNNYYGVYNIFSGFKVAATNVKQNVNIEDIKFGVSLDSNIVERYSKTNVQVEGIDEADIIKTDGNYIYFTPLWSYIVKSNLNYPYSYRVTYIIKALPPESAKVINNISKGGNLYLYKDNLIIINYNKILNYNVSNPKNPVLKWDMDLNGSYVDSRVYNGKLYLIVSKNDLICPIIWNDVKINYNKYYIPIVPNSILNNFDRTYIISSIDIDSGKINNVIATSGTYDTTVYMSKNNIYFAYHLIPNENKLFLNFLKENSHKYFPENIANLIDKILEDKLFGDEAKFVEIRTILNAYFKTLPSEERLNLINKINKDYEIYLEKHWEELEKTGIMKIDINTFEVKSGSVPGRLINQFAMDEHNNYLRVATTIGNYWKFRDKTTNNIYVLDKNLNIVGKLTNLEKGERIYAVRFLGDKAFVITYKETDPLLVIDLKNPKSPKLLGELKIPGYTTYLHPIGDNKLIGIGKDDDGRIKISLFDVSNYSNPKELDKYKLPEYWSPALYNHHAFLWDEDKNIMVIPVETHAYIFKIENDRITMVKDDKHKSNVLRSLYINNYIYTFSNNEMHIIDENNWSVIKKVDFT, from the coding sequence ATGAAATGGAAAATTTTTCTTTTAATTTTTGTAATTTGTTTTGTAGCTTTTTGTGGATGCACATTTAACAAAAACAACAATGTAGAGGAAAATCGTGAATTCAAGGTGGTTCCTGCAAATGAAAAAACATTTAAAGAATTTGTTAAAAAATCAACAAATAATAATTATTATGGAGTTTATAATATATTTAGTGGTTTTAAAGTAGCGGCAACTAATGTAAAACAAAATGTAAATATAGAAGATATAAAATTTGGAGTTTCTCTAGATTCAAATATTGTAGAAAGATATTCAAAAACCAATGTGCAAGTAGAAGGAATTGATGAAGCAGACATAATAAAAACTGATGGAAATTATATTTATTTCACACCATTATGGAGTTATATTGTAAAATCTAATCTAAACTATCCCTATTCATACAGAGTAACATATATAATAAAGGCTCTTCCACCAGAATCAGCAAAAGTTATTAATAACATTTCAAAAGGAGGAAATCTATACCTATACAAAGATAATCTAATAATAATTAACTATAACAAAATATTAAACTACAATGTCTCAAATCCAAAAAATCCAGTATTAAAGTGGGATATGGATTTAAATGGCTCTTATGTGGATTCAAGGGTTTATAATGGAAAGTTGTATTTAATTGTATCAAAAAATGATTTAATCTGCCCAATCATTTGGAACGATGTAAAGATAAACTATAACAAATATTACATTCCAATAGTTCCAAACTCTATATTAAATAATTTTGATAGAACCTATATAATATCATCAATTGACATAGATAGCGGGAAAATAAATAATGTAATTGCCACATCCGGAACTTATGATACAACAGTGTATATGTCTAAAAATAATATATACTTTGCATATCATCTAATACCAAACGAAAACAAACTATTCCTTAACTTTTTAAAAGAAAATTCTCATAAATACTTCCCAGAAAATATTGCCAATCTAATTGATAAAATTTTAGAGGATAAACTCTTTGGAGATGAAGCAAAGTTTGTTGAAATTAGAACAATATTGAATGCATACTTCAAAACACTCCCAAGTGAAGAAAGATTAAACTTAATAAATAAAATAAACAAGGATTATGAAATATACCTTGAAAAACACTGGGAAGAATTGGAAAAAACTGGAATAATGAAAATAGATATAAATACATTCGAAGTTAAAAGTGGAAGCGTTCCCGGAAGATTAATAAATCAATTTGCAATGGATGAACATAATAATTATTTAAGGGTGGCTACAACAATTGGAAACTATTGGAAATTCAGAGATAAGACTACAAATAACATATATGTTCTCGATAAAAATCTAAATATAGTTGGAAAACTCACCAATCTTGAAAAAGGAGAGAGAATATATGCAGTTAGATTCTTAGGAGATAAGGCATTTGTAATTACATACAAAGAGACAGATCCATTACTTGTGATAGATTTGAAAAATCCAAAATCTCCAAAACTACTTGGAGAATTGAAAATTCCTGGATATACAACATACTTACATCCAATAGGGGATAATAAACTTATAGGCATAGGAAAGGATGATGATGGAAGAATAAAAATATCCTTATTTGATGTGAGCAATTACAGTAATCCAAAAGAGTTAGATAAATACAAACTTCCTGAATATTGGTCTCCAGCCCTTTACAATCATCATGCGTTTTTATGGGATGAAGATAAAAATATAATGGTAATTCCAGTAGAAACTCACGCTTATATATTCAAAATTGAAAATGATAGAATAACAATGGTAAAAGATGATAAACATAAATCAAATGTTTTAAGGTCTTTGTATATTAACAATTATATCTATACTTTCTCAAACAATGAAATGCATATAATTGATGAAAATAATTGGAGTGTAATTAAAAAAGTTGATTTTACATAA
- a CDS encoding SagB/ThcOx family dehydrogenase has protein sequence MEILLPEIEEIKLEDVLLKRRSIREYSSTPLTLKELSHLLFAAYGITDSRGFKTVPSAGATYPLEIYVNVRDVVNLEEGVYKYIPEKHSIVRILDEEVGQKLALASLKQMFIAVAPIVIIIAADFERTTRVYGDRGFRYVYMEVGHVAQNIYLMATSLGLGTVSVGAFYDSEIKNILGIDEYPLLLMPVGVPLSEE, from the coding sequence ATGGAAATATTACTACCAGAAATTGAAGAGATAAAGTTAGAAGATGTTCTATTAAAAAGAAGGTCTATTAGAGAATACAGTTCTACTCCATTAACTTTAAAGGAACTATCCCATTTGTTATTTGCCGCATATGGAATAACTGACAGTAGAGGATTTAAAACAGTCCCATCTGCTGGAGCTACATATCCATTAGAAATTTATGTAAATGTTAGGGATGTTGTAAATCTTGAGGAGGGAGTTTATAAGTACATCCCAGAGAAACATTCAATAGTTAGAATTTTAGATGAAGAAGTAGGGCAAAAATTAGCGTTGGCATCATTAAAACAGATGTTTATTGCCGTAGCTCCAATTGTTATAATAATAGCCGCTGATTTTGAAAGAACCACAAGAGTTTATGGAGATAGAGGATTTAGATATGTTTATATGGAAGTGGGACATGTAGCTCAGAATATTTATTTAATGGCTACATCATTAGGATTGGGAACTGTGTCAGTAGGAGCATTTTATGACAGTGAAATAAAAAATATATTGGGCATTGATGAATATCCATTACTATTAATGCCCGTAGGAGTTCCACTTTCAGAGGAATAA
- a CDS encoding TatD family hydrolase, translating into MIDTHIHSDTRGLEDLELMAMCLDAVITLAHDPFEMKNVKVWEAHVEKILINELERAKKVGLNLFICVGVHPRAIPPEIDEALNKIKNEYVKYDKVVGIGEIGLEKATKEEKEVFIKQLKLAEELNMPAVVHTPRRNKEEVTKIILEEIDTLNLKNKNIVIEHCNKETTKWVLDKGFYVGLTIQPGKLTPLEAVEIVKEYKDFANKILLNSDCSSNASDVLAVPRTVLKMKINNIEKEIITNVAHKNAVELFKLNIE; encoded by the coding sequence ATGATAGACACTCACATCCATTCAGATACAAGGGGATTAGAGGATTTAGAGTTAATGGCAATGTGCTTAGATGCTGTTATAACATTGGCACATGATCCATTTGAAATGAAAAATGTTAAAGTTTGGGAGGCACATGTTGAAAAAATATTAATCAATGAGTTGGAGAGGGCTAAAAAAGTAGGATTAAATTTATTTATTTGTGTTGGGGTTCATCCAAGAGCTATTCCACCAGAGATAGATGAAGCATTAAATAAAATAAAAAATGAATATGTAAAATATGATAAAGTTGTAGGTATTGGAGAGATTGGTTTAGAAAAAGCCACAAAGGAAGAGAAAGAAGTTTTTATAAAGCAGTTAAAGTTGGCAGAAGAATTAAACATGCCTGCTGTAGTTCATACCCCAAGAAGAAATAAGGAAGAAGTAACTAAAATAATACTGGAGGAAATAGATACTCTAAATCTAAAAAATAAAAATATAGTTATAGAACATTGCAATAAAGAAACAACAAAATGGGTTTTAGATAAAGGGTTTTATGTAGGATTAACTATACAGCCAGGAAAATTAACTCCATTAGAAGCTGTTGAAATAGTTAAAGAATATAAAGATTTTGCAAACAAGATATTGTTAAATAGTGATTGCTCTTCAAATGCATCTGATGTCTTAGCAGTTCCAAGAACTGTTTTAAAAATGAAAATTAACAATATTGAGAAGGAGATTATCACAAATGTAGCTCATAAAAATGCTGTAGAGTTGTTTAAGTTAAATATAGAATAA
- a CDS encoding DUF499 domain-containing protein yields MKGKGGEPIIQIQTPFGGGRTHSLIVLYHTFKNPEIAKKYIPDIEPIKAKITIIVGTAITPENVDNKITGTLWGEIEKQLEGEIKTLNSPISPGSEKLRALLKKHETVLILMDEVLAYVVKARGIKVGDINLASQTIAFLQELTETVKSLSNTLLVITLPASVLEYADEEVAEELLAKLQKVVGKIEKIYTPVSGEEIYEVIRRRLFQRIDEEDVKNIVDEFIDYYEREGILINKSQYREKMIKSYPFHP; encoded by the coding sequence TTGAAAGGAAAAGGAGGAGAGCCAATAATTCAAATACAAACACCATTTGGGGGCGGGAGAACCCATTCGTTAATTGTCCTCTACCACACATTCAAAAACCCAGAGATTGCTAAAAAATATATCCCAGATATAGAACCAATAAAGGCAAAGATTACCATAATTGTTGGAACTGCAATAACTCCAGAGAATGTAGATAATAAAATAACAGGAACTCTATGGGGAGAGATTGAGAAACAGCTTGAAGGAGAAATAAAAACCTTAAACTCACCAATATCTCCAGGAAGTGAGAAGTTAAGGGCATTGTTAAAAAAGCATGAGACTGTTTTAATCTTAATGGATGAGGTTTTAGCATACGTAGTTAAAGCAAGAGGAATAAAAGTTGGAGATATAAACTTAGCCTCTCAAACAATTGCATTCCTTCAAGAACTAACTGAAACAGTTAAATCTCTCAGCAATACCCTCCTTGTCATAACTCTACCAGCAAGTGTCCTTGAATATGCAGATGAAGAGGTTGCAGAAGAACTATTAGCAAAACTCCAAAAGGTTGTTGGAAAAATAGAGAAAATCTACACTCCAGTTTCTGGAGAGGAAATCTATGAAGTTATAAGAAGAAGGTTATTCCAAAGAATTGATGAAGAAGATGTAAAAAACATTGTGGATGAATTTATCGACTATTATGAAAGAGAGGGCATTTTAATAAATAAATCCCAATACAGAGAAAAGATGATAAAAAGCTACCCATTCCATCCATAG
- the carB gene encoding carbamoyl-phosphate synthase large subunit encodes MDKKNKLKEILLKAKKLGFSDKQISHLLGLDEKDIRELRKKLGIVPVYKMVDTCAAEFEAKTPYYYSAYETYVYKEQDESNPSDRKKAIILGSGPIRIGQGIEFDYSSVHAVLALKEMGIEAIIINNNPETVSTDYDTSDKLYFEPITFEDVLNIVEKEKERGEFLGVIVQFGGQTAINLAMKLKEAGVNILGTSPENINVAEDREEFSKLLKKLGIPQAEGGTAFTKEEALKIAKRIGYPVLVRPSYVLGGRAMQIVYSEDELIEYMEEAVKVSEEHPVLIDKFLEDAIELDVDAVCDGESVLIGAIMEHIEEAGVHSGDSATVIPPQTLPKEIIDKVIDYTAKLARELNIVGLLNVQYAVKDGVVYVLEANPRASRTVPYVSKSIGIPLAKLATKVMLGKKLEELIKDYNNVVEVSEKVWIAKPKYVSIKEAVFPFQKLPGVDPVLGPEMKSTGEAIGIDKDFGKAYYKAQLSANMELPIVGNVFISVRDKDKKHIVDIAKKLHELGFTIYATEGTAKVLRENGIPAILVKKISESPNDNILKLMKDGKIHLIINTSSGKKAKSDGYYIRRAAVDLGIPYITTIPGAKAAVKAIESVRTGELNVYSLNELDASIKKRE; translated from the coding sequence AAAAATTAGGATTTTCTGATAAACAGATATCTCATTTGTTAGGATTAGATGAAAAAGACATTAGAGAGTTGAGAAAGAAACTTGGAATAGTTCCAGTATATAAAATGGTAGATACCTGTGCCGCAGAGTTTGAGGCTAAAACTCCTTATTACTACTCTGCATATGAAACTTATGTATATAAAGAACAGGATGAAAGTAATCCCTCAGACAGAAAAAAGGCTATTATTTTAGGTTCTGGTCCAATAAGAATTGGTCAGGGAATTGAGTTTGACTATTCAAGTGTTCATGCAGTCTTAGCATTGAAAGAAATGGGAATTGAGGCAATAATTATAAACAACAACCCAGAGACTGTTTCAACAGATTATGATACATCAGATAAACTCTATTTTGAGCCAATAACTTTTGAAGATGTTCTAAATATAGTTGAAAAAGAAAAAGAGAGAGGAGAGTTTTTAGGAGTTATTGTCCAATTTGGAGGACAAACAGCAATAAACTTAGCTATGAAGTTAAAGGAGGCTGGTGTTAATATATTAGGAACGAGCCCAGAAAATATAAACGTTGCTGAAGATAGGGAAGAGTTTTCTAAATTGTTAAAGAAATTAGGAATTCCTCAAGCAGAAGGTGGAACAGCTTTTACAAAAGAAGAGGCTTTAAAGATAGCTAAAAGAATTGGATATCCTGTCTTAGTTAGACCTTCCTATGTTTTAGGAGGAAGGGCAATGCAGATTGTTTATAGTGAGGATGAGTTAATAGAATATATGGAAGAGGCTGTTAAAGTTTCAGAGGAACATCCTGTATTAATTGATAAATTTTTGGAAGATGCTATTGAGTTAGATGTCGATGCTGTTTGTGATGGAGAGAGTGTTTTAATTGGAGCAATAATGGAACATATTGAAGAGGCAGGAGTTCATAGTGGGGATTCAGCAACAGTAATTCCTCCTCAAACACTACCTAAGGAAATTATTGATAAAGTTATAGATTATACAGCAAAGTTAGCAAGGGAGTTAAATATAGTAGGATTATTAAATGTTCAGTATGCAGTTAAGGATGGAGTTGTTTATGTTTTAGAGGCTAATCCAAGAGCTTCAAGAACTGTTCCTTATGTAAGTAAATCTATTGGTATTCCTTTGGCTAAGTTGGCTACAAAAGTTATGCTTGGGAAAAAGTTGGAGGAGTTGATTAAAGATTACAACAATGTTGTAGAAGTCTCTGAGAAAGTTTGGATTGCAAAACCAAAGTATGTATCAATTAAAGAGGCAGTGTTCCCATTCCAAAAACTGCCAGGAGTTGATCCTGTCTTAGGACCAGAGATGAAATCAACAGGAGAGGCTATTGGAATAGATAAAGACTTTGGTAAAGCGTATTATAAAGCTCAACTATCAGCAAATATGGAGCTGCCAATAGTTGGGAATGTATTTATTAGTGTTAGAGATAAAGATAAAAAACATATTGTTGATATTGCTAAAAAATTACATGAACTTGGATTTACAATATATGCAACAGAAGGAACTGCTAAGGTTTTGAGAGAAAATGGAATTCCAGCAATATTAGTTAAGAAAATCTCTGAAAGTCCTAATGACAACATTTTAAAGTTAATGAAAGATGGAAAGATACACTTAATAATAAACACTTCCTCTGGTAAAAAGGCTAAATCTGATGGATATTATATAAGAAGAGCGGCGGTTGATTTAGGAATTCCATATATAACTACAATTCCCGGGGCAAAAGCGGCTGTAAAGGCAATAGAATCTGTAAGAACTGGGGAGTTAAATGTCTATTCCTTAAATGAACTTGATGCAAGTATAAAGAAAAGAGAATAA